The Coraliomargarita sinensis genome has a segment encoding these proteins:
- a CDS encoding sensor histidine kinase, with the protein MLAIRQFLKFFYAALFFFSFTSAAGASEPPNFLHSIPLESGWEYRWGDSPFDGVMPLWTVNPSEDDWKPIDFPSDPPEREGRTNAWFRVQLPDTVELGQSLYIYSIDLIAEVYLDGVRIYRYGTFEEDGTGRFEGWPWHLIHLPDDYPGKYLYFRVYSDYPDIGLWGQVRLGSEYGHIQAIIHRDIFPFTVGLALLSVAVGCLLLGIILRSPTSLLLSLLFFNLGQIPILESQLKQLVLFAPVFWQYFAAGSYFLLPVSIAAVAHFLFGRGLWRTHQIVWILHLFYLVGALSLSASGLVNLSSTYIYFDCLSLFSLLAVALSMSVLARGSTLNKRIFAGGCWGIYLVLLYNGLTAHGFLPWAHRSEYLGPLILLIGFLTILLRRYFDLKVSLRERTKELKELNENLEARIDERTRELMESNRTKDRFLAIIGHDLRGPIGAFAYLLDEYAQESEDIPAEDLPSLRDSANEVHQLLENLLLWANSQEGQVSAKKTTARLLPLAEKAYRQIRGPAEHKGVTVTLEIPSEFYVHVDQEMIITVLRNLLANAVKFTHPGGSVQIITQKVGDKIHVACVDNGVGMSKQQLQAFVTGENSADTQLGTKGEQGTGLGLVICREFIRLHGSQLTAESAPDTGTTLRFELPTIG; encoded by the coding sequence ATGCTCGCAATCCGGCAGTTCTTAAAATTTTTCTACGCAGCGCTGTTTTTCTTCTCTTTTACGTCTGCTGCCGGCGCATCAGAACCCCCGAACTTTCTTCACAGCATCCCCCTGGAATCGGGTTGGGAATATCGCTGGGGCGACTCGCCTTTTGATGGCGTCATGCCACTGTGGACGGTCAACCCCAGTGAGGATGACTGGAAGCCAATCGATTTCCCCTCAGACCCCCCGGAGCGTGAGGGCCGGACGAATGCCTGGTTTCGTGTTCAACTGCCTGACACCGTCGAATTGGGTCAATCACTCTACATTTACAGTATCGATCTGATCGCCGAGGTTTATCTGGATGGAGTGCGCATTTACCGCTACGGCACATTCGAAGAAGACGGCACAGGCCGATTTGAAGGCTGGCCCTGGCATTTGATTCACTTGCCGGACGATTATCCGGGCAAATACCTATATTTCCGGGTTTATTCGGACTATCCCGATATCGGGCTATGGGGTCAGGTGCGTCTGGGATCCGAATACGGACACATTCAGGCAATCATTCATCGTGATATCTTTCCTTTCACGGTGGGCTTGGCACTTTTGTCTGTCGCAGTCGGCTGCCTGCTTTTGGGTATTATTCTCCGATCACCGACCAGCCTCCTGCTTTCGCTACTATTTTTCAACCTGGGCCAGATTCCCATTCTGGAATCCCAGTTAAAGCAATTGGTTCTTTTCGCACCGGTATTCTGGCAATATTTCGCCGCCGGTAGCTACTTCCTTCTACCAGTGAGTATTGCCGCGGTGGCTCACTTTCTTTTCGGGCGGGGGCTCTGGCGGACACACCAGATAGTCTGGATACTTCATTTATTCTATCTGGTCGGCGCCCTTTCATTATCGGCCTCAGGTCTGGTCAACCTTTCCTCAACCTACATTTACTTCGATTGTCTGAGCCTGTTCAGTCTGCTGGCAGTCGCTTTGTCCATGAGTGTCCTCGCGCGAGGGAGTACGCTCAATAAACGTATTTTTGCCGGGGGTTGCTGGGGCATTTACCTCGTCCTGCTTTATAATGGACTAACCGCTCACGGCTTCCTTCCCTGGGCGCATCGGTCGGAATATTTAGGCCCTCTCATTCTCCTGATAGGTTTTCTGACAATTTTGCTCAGGAGATATTTCGACCTCAAAGTCAGTCTGCGGGAGCGGACCAAGGAACTGAAGGAACTCAACGAAAACCTCGAAGCCCGGATTGATGAACGCACGCGCGAACTGATGGAGAGCAACCGTACCAAGGATCGATTCCTGGCGATCATCGGGCATGACTTGCGCGGGCCTATCGGCGCCTTTGCTTATCTTTTGGATGAGTATGCACAGGAGTCCGAGGACATCCCGGCCGAGGACTTACCCTCTCTGCGGGACAGCGCCAACGAAGTTCATCAGCTTTTGGAAAACCTGCTACTGTGGGCGAACAGCCAGGAGGGGCAAGTCTCGGCCAAGAAAACAACCGCCCGGTTGCTGCCCCTTGCCGAAAAAGCATACCGGCAAATACGCGGCCCTGCCGAACACAAGGGCGTCACGGTCACACTTGAAATCCCTTCCGAATTCTATGTGCACGTCGATCAGGAAATGATCATCACGGTGCTCCGCAACTTATTGGCCAATGCTGTCAAATTCACCCACCCAGGTGGCTCAGTACAGATCATAACTCAAAAGGTAGGCGATAAAATACACGTCGCTTGTGTGGATAACGGTGTCGGCATGTCCAAGCAGCAACTTCAGGCATTTGTTACCGGCGAAAACTCCGCAGACACACAACTCGGAACCAAAGGAGAACAAGGCACCGGATTAGGCCTGGTCATCTGCCGTGAGTTCATCCGCCTGCACGGCAGTCAACTGACTGCCGAAAGCGCTCCCGACACAGGCACAACCCTGCGCTTTGAGTTGCCCACCATCGGATAA
- a CDS encoding DMT family transporter, which translates to MSPKSINLIQVKIAVLIWGGTAMFAKGIQLSVLDITCMRSLVAAAALIVFIRLRGRSAAVKSRKDFGLMLALGLFLCLHWLTYFQALKISTAAVAILSLHTYPVVTAMIEPLLFREKFKKADVLLAVAVFSGVVIMMPEINLSNTTTQGILLGIVSGLLFMSRNLMIRKMVQTYSSSTLMFWQTLVTGAVLAPFLFVFDGSSYTTESVILLLLLGTVFTAVPQTLFSSGLKNLSAKTVGILATLLPFYAATFGFLIHDERVTTRTVVGGVLILIGVVYETIKHSTDGPNAQKQTTPSA; encoded by the coding sequence ATGAGCCCAAAAAGCATCAACCTCATTCAAGTAAAAATTGCTGTCCTTATTTGGGGAGGGACGGCCATGTTTGCCAAGGGGATCCAGCTTTCCGTTCTGGATATTACCTGTATGCGGTCGCTCGTTGCTGCGGCGGCGTTGATTGTATTCATCCGGCTGAGAGGCCGATCGGCAGCCGTAAAATCCCGAAAGGACTTTGGACTCATGCTCGCGCTGGGCTTGTTCCTCTGTCTGCACTGGCTGACGTATTTCCAGGCACTCAAAATCTCCACCGCTGCCGTTGCCATCCTTTCGCTGCACACCTACCCTGTGGTTACGGCTATGATCGAACCGCTTTTGTTCCGCGAGAAATTCAAAAAAGCCGACGTCTTGCTGGCCGTGGCAGTTTTCTCCGGGGTGGTGATTATGATGCCTGAAATCAACCTTTCAAACACCACCACCCAGGGAATTCTACTGGGGATTGTCTCGGGTCTGTTATTCATGTCACGCAATCTGATGATTCGCAAAATGGTTCAGACCTATTCGAGCTCGACCCTTATGTTCTGGCAAACCCTGGTCACCGGTGCCGTACTTGCGCCGTTCCTGTTCGTCTTCGATGGCTCATCATACACCACCGAGTCCGTCATCCTACTCCTGCTTTTGGGGACTGTCTTTACGGCAGTCCCACAAACCCTTTTTTCTTCCGGGCTGAAAAACCTCAGCGCCAAGACCGTGGGTATACTCGCCACTCTACTGCCATTCTATGCCGCGACATTCGGCTTCCTCATCCATGACGAAAGGGTAACGACAAGAACCGTGGTTGGCGGTGTGCTTATATTGATCGGAGTCGTCTATGAGACCATTAAACACTCCACTGATGGACCAAATGCACAAAAGCAAACGACGCCCTCGGCCTGA
- a CDS encoding response regulator, with the protein MSKPIDTACIIDDDETYVFITKRMILAKKLCDQVVIYSNGKVAIDGFRKLLSENGDLPEVILLDINMPVMDGWSFLEKFRELDIPRKITIYMVSSSVDEADMKRAKEYSEVTNYVVKPVKTEDLVKIFKLEYQEA; encoded by the coding sequence ATGAGTAAACCCATAGATACCGCCTGCATTATCGATGACGACGAAACCTATGTTTTCATCACGAAGCGGATGATTCTTGCTAAAAAGCTTTGTGATCAGGTTGTCATCTATTCCAACGGTAAGGTCGCAATCGACGGCTTCCGCAAATTACTTTCGGAAAACGGAGATTTGCCGGAAGTTATCCTGCTCGATATCAATATGCCCGTGATGGATGGTTGGAGCTTTCTGGAGAAGTTCCGGGAATTGGATATCCCCCGAAAGATCACGATCTACATGGTCAGTTCATCCGTCGACGAGGCCGACATGAAACGGGCGAAAGAATATTCGGAAGTCACGAATTACGTGGTCAAGCCGGTGAAGACCGAAGATCTGGTCAAGATATTCAAGCTAGAGTATCAAGAGGCTTAA
- a CDS encoding GntR family transcriptional regulator, with protein sequence MFKSSSVVEQLAAYLADQIKEGRWSEVLPGRNALAKELSVNGSTLERALRLLEKDGVLEPQGAGKRRRISKKELVTAKNLRVLIILYDRDDEVSHHMLVLQHRLNSAGHEVIFAPKTLMELKHDPDAVAAMVKRSNAGACIVLAGSNPILGRVRKILPTFAFYGAMADLPIAGVGPDKIPAMREAIRWLHGKGLERIVMLSREEQLRGKLRPLEAAFLEELELLDLSLGSYNLPVWPNDPGGFTRCLDSLFKVTPPDAIFVDEITLYHIVQNYLVYRRGIEHRKVVRICMEYHPIFDWYQPRVPHLYWDSSKIVQRTVRWVDRLAKGKEDKKQTRYKAQFVRSDALKFSSEDS encoded by the coding sequence ATGTTTAAATCGTCGTCAGTTGTCGAGCAACTCGCTGCTTACTTAGCGGACCAGATTAAAGAGGGACGATGGTCGGAGGTTTTGCCGGGACGAAATGCCCTGGCGAAGGAATTGAGCGTTAACGGCAGTACATTGGAGCGGGCGCTACGGTTACTGGAAAAGGATGGGGTCCTGGAGCCTCAGGGTGCTGGCAAGCGTCGCCGTATTTCAAAGAAAGAACTGGTGACCGCTAAAAACCTGCGGGTGCTTATTATTCTTTACGACCGCGACGACGAAGTGAGTCATCATATGCTGGTTCTGCAGCATCGGCTGAATTCAGCGGGACACGAAGTGATTTTCGCACCGAAGACGTTGATGGAGCTCAAGCACGATCCGGATGCGGTCGCAGCGATGGTTAAAAGGTCCAATGCGGGCGCCTGCATTGTTCTGGCAGGCTCCAATCCGATCCTGGGGCGGGTCCGCAAAATTCTGCCGACTTTCGCCTTCTACGGAGCGATGGCGGACCTGCCGATAGCCGGCGTGGGGCCGGACAAGATTCCGGCGATGCGCGAGGCCATACGCTGGCTGCATGGTAAGGGTCTCGAGCGAATCGTGATGCTCTCCAGAGAGGAGCAATTGCGAGGGAAATTGCGGCCTCTGGAGGCGGCTTTTCTCGAAGAGCTGGAACTCCTGGATTTGTCATTGGGTTCCTACAACCTGCCGGTCTGGCCAAACGATCCGGGCGGATTTACCAGATGTCTGGACAGCCTGTTCAAGGTGACTCCGCCCGATGCAATCTTTGTGGACGAAATAACGCTCTATCACATTGTGCAAAATTATCTCGTTTACCGGCGGGGGATTGAGCACCGCAAGGTCGTCCGCATCTGCATGGAGTATCACCCTATATTTGACTGGTATCAGCCCAGGGTGCCCCATCTTTATTGGGATTCTTCAAAAATCGTGCAACGGACGGTGAGGTGGGTGGATCGCCTTGCGAAAGGTAAGGAAGACAAGAAACAAACCCGCTACAAGGCCCAGTTTGTACGGAGCGATGCATTAAAGTTTTCCAGCGAGGACAGTTAG
- a CDS encoding sialate O-acetylesterase produces MLAFVSSIASQLSAAELTSSFPKDPPPLSLEARLGRPFGDNAVFQQGMPIPVWGWTLEGADVTVTFDGQKRTTRAGADGRWEVSFDPLPADQLKSVNDSPRGRSLTVETESGGKRATTTCSDILIGEVWLCSGQSNMTVKYSWRGTNLDADRPALRFLETDWTVSSSSTCGQCYSIPYVFAHRLLGELLVPIGVMNAAVAGTGIEGWWYVPEGGPMPDTKYQNFIPKIRPLIGHAMRGTLWYQGEANVKKGKDYLPMLERLIEGWREAWGQGDFPFYIVQLASMGETKTDNPGMGDGRAAIRNAQLEALTTIPNTGLAVTIDIGEKREHPRNKYDVGLRLAAWALHHTYGKQEVVPSGPIYKSHEIEGRVVRVKFDYAESGLMIARKEGYEPPVPTPDAEVPWLSLQAKDGSWHWAEARIDGSDLLVASKDVMEPIAVRYAYTQHPVGFNLYNKDGLPVVPFSTSGY; encoded by the coding sequence TTGCTGGCATTCGTTTCATCCATAGCCAGCCAGCTCTCCGCTGCGGAGTTGACCTCATCCTTCCCGAAAGATCCACCGCCACTCTCACTGGAGGCCCGGCTCGGTCGACCTTTTGGCGATAATGCCGTCTTTCAACAGGGCATGCCGATTCCAGTCTGGGGATGGACCCTGGAAGGTGCGGATGTCACGGTGACCTTCGACGGACAGAAGCGCACGACCCGGGCCGGTGCCGATGGACGATGGGAAGTAAGCTTCGATCCTCTTCCCGCCGACCAGCTAAAGTCAGTCAACGATTCGCCGCGCGGACGCAGCTTGACTGTTGAAACAGAATCCGGAGGCAAGCGAGCCACCACGACCTGCTCCGATATCCTGATCGGCGAAGTCTGGCTCTGCTCGGGGCAATCGAACATGACAGTAAAATATAGCTGGCGGGGAACAAACCTGGATGCCGACCGCCCCGCCCTGCGTTTCCTTGAGACTGACTGGACTGTTAGCTCAAGCAGTACCTGCGGCCAATGCTACAGCATTCCCTATGTATTCGCACATCGACTGCTCGGCGAGCTGCTGGTGCCGATTGGCGTCATGAATGCCGCGGTTGCGGGTACCGGAATAGAAGGCTGGTGGTATGTTCCGGAAGGTGGGCCCATGCCCGATACCAAGTATCAGAACTTCATCCCGAAGATCAGACCACTCATCGGTCATGCCATGCGCGGCACGCTCTGGTATCAGGGAGAAGCGAATGTCAAAAAGGGTAAAGACTACCTGCCGATGCTCGAGCGGTTAATTGAAGGCTGGCGTGAGGCTTGGGGTCAGGGCGACTTCCCTTTCTACATCGTGCAACTTGCTTCAATGGGCGAGACAAAGACCGACAACCCGGGAATGGGTGACGGACGCGCCGCCATTCGAAACGCGCAACTTGAAGCACTCACCACCATTCCAAATACCGGGCTCGCGGTCACGATCGACATCGGCGAAAAGAGAGAGCACCCGAGAAATAAGTACGACGTGGGCCTGCGCCTGGCCGCCTGGGCCTTGCACCATACCTATGGCAAACAGGAGGTCGTCCCCAGTGGTCCGATCTACAAAAGCCATGAAATTGAAGGCCGTGTGGTCCGGGTGAAATTTGATTACGCTGAGAGTGGCCTGATGATTGCCAGGAAGGAGGGCTACGAGCCACCGGTTCCCACACCGGATGCCGAAGTCCCCTGGCTCTCGTTACAAGCAAAGGACGGTAGCTGGCACTGGGCCGAAGCTCGTATTGACGGCTCCGACCTGCTTGTCGCCTCCAAGGATGTTATGGAACCGATCGCAGTTCGCTACGCCTACACCCAGCATCCGGTCGGATTTAACCTCTACAACAAGGACGGTCTTCCCGTTGTCCCCTTCAGCACCAGCGGGTATTAA
- a CDS encoding PAS domain-containing sensor histidine kinase: MMPGCASSATFRYLFKFLILGLLLTAQLGAQSYWQNLFSTEDFPARWFCGNWSEALGWSHIIADFVIWLAYTSIPVVILIFLRSHRGKIPYPWMWFMFSLFILSCGLTHLMEAVIFWWPAYRLLGLLKVMTAIVSAATAIALIPVIKRLLAMKTEEAARNELEKTRSELEAEKIRAVEQQQEILDTILEDSFAGYWDWSIKEGEEYFSPAFKSMFGYSDEEFARLEWGWRQVIFEEDLPIVEANFDKHVATRGEHPFDQTVRYHHKDGHTVHVICRGRVIEWDDAGQPLRIVGCHVNVTDLVETEQKLIARNEQLELVAAGINAGIWDWAIKESKDWWSPYCYQMVGYEAEEIGCGYPAFKKLLHPDDVPRVEQAVKDHFEKHLPYRLDVRMRHKDKGYVWFETSGIAKFDDSGEATRMVGSWIDISDRKQLEQNKIDTIEVLSAQNNRLLSFAHIVSHNLRSHTGNMVALVDMFAHENGEGREAVVEHLSKNAKQLFETVEHLTEVVRIQTDTQQALVDVRFEDFMHKVLTTLDGEIREIGARMDIDFEALPAIPYVPAYLESILLNLTTNALKYRCPDRTLSMRVKTGSSGGRKFLEFEDNGLGIDLEEHGSRLFGLYKTFHNNKDARGVGLFLVKNQVEALGGTIQVTSEPGRGTKFTVNFASKAEDD; the protein is encoded by the coding sequence ATGATGCCCGGTTGCGCCAGTTCAGCGACTTTTCGATATCTGTTTAAATTCCTGATACTCGGGCTGTTATTAACCGCACAACTCGGGGCTCAATCCTACTGGCAGAACTTGTTCAGCACGGAGGATTTCCCCGCCCGCTGGTTTTGTGGGAACTGGTCGGAGGCGCTCGGATGGTCGCATATCATCGCTGACTTCGTCATCTGGCTGGCCTACACGTCGATCCCGGTGGTCATACTGATTTTTCTCCGGAGTCATCGCGGGAAAATTCCATACCCTTGGATGTGGTTCATGTTCAGCCTGTTTATTCTTTCTTGCGGGCTGACCCACCTGATGGAGGCCGTCATATTCTGGTGGCCTGCCTACCGCTTGCTCGGCTTATTGAAGGTGATGACCGCCATTGTTTCAGCCGCGACCGCGATTGCATTGATTCCTGTCATCAAACGTCTCTTGGCGATGAAGACGGAGGAGGCAGCCCGTAATGAGCTGGAGAAAACAAGGTCCGAGCTTGAGGCGGAGAAAATTCGTGCCGTGGAACAACAGCAGGAGATTCTCGATACCATTCTGGAGGATTCGTTTGCCGGTTACTGGGACTGGAGCATCAAGGAGGGTGAAGAATACTTTAGCCCCGCTTTCAAGTCGATGTTTGGGTATTCGGATGAGGAATTCGCAAGATTAGAGTGGGGATGGAGACAGGTCATCTTTGAGGAGGACCTGCCCATTGTGGAAGCAAACTTTGACAAGCATGTGGCCACACGTGGTGAACATCCATTCGACCAGACCGTCCGCTACCACCATAAAGACGGCCATACCGTGCACGTGATTTGTCGTGGCCGGGTGATTGAATGGGATGATGCGGGGCAACCTCTCCGTATCGTGGGATGCCACGTGAATGTGACTGACCTGGTCGAGACCGAGCAGAAATTGATTGCCCGCAACGAGCAATTGGAGCTTGTGGCGGCCGGGATTAATGCGGGCATCTGGGATTGGGCGATCAAGGAGAGCAAGGACTGGTGGTCGCCTTACTGCTACCAGATGGTGGGGTATGAGGCAGAAGAGATCGGGTGCGGGTATCCGGCCTTCAAAAAACTACTTCACCCGGATGATGTCCCGAGGGTAGAGCAGGCGGTAAAGGATCATTTTGAAAAACATCTACCATACCGCCTGGATGTGCGAATGCGGCACAAGGATAAAGGTTATGTCTGGTTTGAGACCAGCGGTATCGCCAAATTCGATGATTCTGGCGAGGCGACGCGTATGGTTGGTTCCTGGATTGATATAAGCGATCGCAAGCAACTCGAGCAGAACAAGATCGATACAATTGAAGTCCTGTCCGCCCAGAATAACCGCCTGCTCAGTTTTGCTCACATCGTTTCACACAACCTTCGTTCGCACACGGGCAATATGGTCGCGCTGGTTGATATGTTTGCCCACGAAAATGGGGAAGGGCGCGAAGCAGTGGTGGAGCATTTGTCCAAAAACGCCAAGCAGCTCTTTGAGACTGTCGAGCACCTGACCGAAGTTGTACGCATTCAGACCGATACTCAGCAGGCGCTGGTCGACGTCCGATTTGAAGATTTCATGCACAAGGTGCTGACGACACTTGATGGAGAAATCAGGGAAATCGGTGCGAGAATGGACATTGATTTTGAAGCCTTGCCTGCCATACCCTACGTGCCGGCATACCTTGAAAGTATACTACTGAACCTTACTACCAACGCCCTTAAATACAGATGTCCGGATCGTACCTTGTCCATGCGTGTTAAGACCGGGTCTTCAGGAGGAAGGAAGTTTCTGGAATTCGAAGACAATGGTCTGGGGATTGATCTTGAAGAGCACGGGAGTCGCTTGTTCGGGCTCTACAAAACCTTTCACAATAACAAAGATGCACGCGGAGTGGGTTTATTTCTTGTAAAAAACCAGGTCGAAGCGTTGGGGGGCACAATTCAGGTGACAAGCGAGCCCGGGAGAGGTACAAAATTTACCGTCAACTTTGCGTCAAAGGCTGAAGATGATTAA
- the gpmI gene encoding 2,3-bisphosphoglycerate-independent phosphoglycerate mutase — protein MSEKQKPVVLIIRDGWGENHDAAYDEYNAVKLANTPVADRLTAEYPRTEIKACGLAVGLPEGIMGNSEVGHQNIGAGRVVDQEIVRINKGIAEGTVKDSPALQKAFGNVKEKGSALHFMGLVSDAGVHSMLDHLYGLLEVAKKEGVETVYLHAFTDGRDTGPFSGKGFIEQAEAKMDEIGIGKIATVSGRYWAMDRDNRWDRVQRAYDCLTGRKIEKSFNSAVDAVQAQYDAPETEGTKGDEFCPPSAVVDADGQPVGTIRSGDSVVFFNFRGDRPRELTRAFIQDDFDGFDRGEKLDVFFATLSEYQKGLCPNIVFQKPEKMDGILGAYVSEKGIPQFRCAETEKFPHVTFFFNDYREEPFPGEDRELVPSRKDCATYDEKPEMSAYGIRDASIEAIKSGKYGLVVINFANPDMVGHTGVLEACIKACEVVDECVGDVLEAIDEVGGSAVITADHGNSDQLWNKETDGPHTAHTLNPVEVVIYSEAHKGAELADGGALGDIAPTILQLMQLEQPAAMTGNSLIR, from the coding sequence ATGTCTGAAAAACAAAAGCCTGTCGTCCTCATCATCCGTGATGGTTGGGGGGAAAATCACGATGCCGCCTATGACGAGTATAATGCCGTCAAGCTTGCCAATACGCCTGTAGCGGACCGCCTGACAGCCGAATACCCTCGGACCGAGATCAAAGCTTGCGGACTGGCAGTCGGGCTGCCGGAGGGGATCATGGGTAATTCGGAGGTTGGGCACCAGAATATCGGTGCCGGTCGTGTGGTGGACCAGGAAATCGTCCGCATTAACAAAGGCATTGCCGAGGGGACGGTCAAAGATAGCCCCGCCCTGCAGAAGGCTTTTGGCAACGTGAAGGAAAAGGGCAGTGCGCTTCATTTTATGGGACTGGTCTCCGATGCCGGGGTCCACTCCATGCTCGACCACTTATACGGCCTGCTGGAAGTGGCGAAAAAAGAGGGAGTCGAGACGGTTTATTTGCATGCCTTCACGGATGGCCGTGACACCGGACCTTTCTCCGGCAAGGGCTTTATCGAGCAGGCCGAAGCCAAAATGGACGAGATCGGCATCGGAAAAATCGCCACCGTCTCGGGGCGTTATTGGGCCATGGATCGTGACAATCGCTGGGACCGAGTGCAGCGTGCTTACGACTGCTTGACCGGACGTAAGATCGAAAAGTCGTTTAATTCCGCCGTCGATGCGGTGCAGGCGCAGTATGACGCGCCGGAAACCGAAGGCACCAAAGGGGACGAGTTTTGCCCGCCGTCCGCCGTCGTCGATGCCGACGGCCAACCGGTTGGAACCATCCGAAGTGGCGATTCGGTCGTCTTCTTCAATTTCCGTGGCGACCGCCCCCGCGAATTAACCCGAGCTTTCATCCAAGACGATTTCGACGGCTTTGACCGGGGCGAAAAACTGGATGTCTTTTTTGCCACGCTCAGTGAATACCAGAAGGGCTTGTGTCCGAACATTGTATTCCAAAAACCGGAGAAAATGGACGGGATTCTTGGAGCTTACGTTTCGGAAAAAGGTATTCCCCAATTCCGCTGCGCCGAAACCGAGAAGTTCCCGCATGTTACTTTCTTCTTCAACGACTATCGGGAGGAACCGTTCCCGGGAGAGGACCGCGAACTCGTGCCCAGTCGCAAAGACTGCGCCACTTATGATGAAAAGCCGGAAATGTCAGCGTACGGAATCCGCGATGCTTCAATCGAGGCGATCAAGTCCGGTAAGTATGGCCTGGTGGTCATCAACTTCGCGAATCCTGATATGGTCGGCCACACCGGGGTTCTGGAGGCATGTATCAAGGCATGTGAAGTGGTCGATGAATGTGTGGGTGATGTGCTCGAGGCGATCGATGAGGTCGGCGGTTCAGCCGTCATCACCGCAGACCACGGGAACTCGGATCAGCTCTGGAACAAGGAGACCGATGGTCCTCACACCGCGCATACCCTGAATCCCGTGGAGGTTGTTATTTACAGCGAGGCCCACAAAGGAGCCGAGCTGGCCGATGGCGGTGCTTTGGGCGACATCGCGCCGACAATTCTTCAGTTGATGCAATTGGAACAGCCTGCCGCGATGACAGGAAACAGTTTGATCCGCTGA
- a CDS encoding calcium/sodium antiporter, producing the protein MPLAFIDLQYADFSVWLLSAFLVIGLVSLTFGGDWLTQGAAAISVNLKINPVVVGLTVVSMATSMPELVTSLLAAKESPGLAIGNILGSNVANISLILGVTALIAPMAIQLRLIRREVPILIGVTVLFTCFAVGGFARWEGIVLLTLTFIYLAYVIRGARSEPDAVNAEFLEEVEEASHISVAKASWLVFLGAALLALGADTLVGSSVELASRMGISDALIGLTIVAIGTSLPELAASVAAARSGHSDICAGNIVGSNLFNLLLIGGCVSTLVPFPVEPILFKVEFPAVILLTTLLLWFFKTGHVVSRREGLVLLLLYFSVLSLSAFSQLGYLF; encoded by the coding sequence ATGCCGCTTGCATTCATAGATCTTCAATACGCCGATTTTTCCGTCTGGCTACTGTCTGCCTTTCTGGTCATCGGTCTGGTCAGCCTGACTTTTGGTGGTGATTGGCTGACGCAGGGCGCTGCCGCCATCTCGGTAAACCTGAAAATCAACCCGGTGGTTGTCGGGCTCACCGTGGTCTCGATGGCCACTTCCATGCCCGAACTGGTGACTTCGCTTCTGGCGGCCAAAGAGAGCCCGGGGCTGGCGATCGGGAACATTCTCGGCAGTAATGTGGCCAATATCAGCCTGATTTTGGGGGTGACCGCCCTGATTGCACCGATGGCGATCCAGTTGCGCCTGATTCGGCGGGAAGTGCCCATCCTGATCGGCGTGACGGTATTGTTTACCTGCTTCGCTGTTGGCGGTTTCGCGCGCTGGGAGGGCATTGTTCTTCTCACACTGACGTTTATTTACCTCGCCTATGTGATCCGCGGGGCCAGAAGCGAGCCGGATGCGGTCAATGCGGAGTTCCTGGAGGAAGTCGAGGAAGCCTCGCATATCTCGGTCGCGAAGGCCTCATGGTTGGTCTTCCTTGGTGCGGCTCTTCTTGCGCTCGGAGCGGATACTCTGGTCGGCAGCAGTGTCGAACTCGCCAGCCGTATGGGCATAAGTGATGCCCTGATCGGCCTGACCATCGTGGCGATCGGAACGAGCCTCCCGGAACTGGCTGCATCGGTCGCTGCGGCACGTTCCGGCCACAGCGATATTTGCGCGGGCAACATTGTCGGTTCGAATCTCTTTAACCTTCTTTTGATCGGGGGCTGCGTTTCCACGCTGGTCCCTTTTCCGGTGGAGCCGATTCTCTTCAAAGTCGAATTTCCCGCCGTCATATTGTTGACCACGCTCTTACTCTGGTTTTTCAAAACCGGACACGTCGTCAGTCGCCGGGAGGGCCTGGTCTTGCTCTTGCTCTACTTTTCGGTCCTCTCGCTCTCCGCATTCTCACAACTCGGATATCTCTTTTAA